The Desulfococcus multivorans DNA window TTTCCGCCTGCTTCTGCTCGGTGACGTCGACGGAGACCGCAAGGGAGCGGACGATGCGGCCGTCCGAATCCCTGTCGGCAATGGCCGACAGGAGGATGTCGATGACCTCGCCGTTTTTACGGACGTACCGGTAGGGAATGTCCTTGCTAATCTTTAACAGTGAGCGGTCGTTCAATGAACATAACCACCCGAAATCACGATACCGCTTTTTGAAAAGTCCGAAAAAGGTAGTGCCACAGAATTGTGCTTTTATGCTTGATGCATGGTTTTCAAGCAGCTATCATGGGAGTGACGCTGAGAATGGAGGCTCCCATGTTTGCACGCATCAAAAAGTCCGGCAGATATCAATACCTGCAGATTGTCGAAAATCGCAAAGAGACCGGTAAGGTCAGACAACGCGTGATTGCCACATTGGGTCGTATGGACCAGCTGCATGACAAGGGCCGGGTCGAGACGCTGATTCGTTCCCTTTCGCGCTTCAGTGAACGGGCACTGTTGATCCTTTCCGGCAAAAGCGACGTGTCCATGGATGCCGTAAAGATCGGCCCGGTGCTGATTTTCGAGCGGTTGTGGCGGGAGACCGGCATCAAAACAGCTATCGAACGACTCTTGATCGATCGCAGATTCGAGTTCGATGTGGAACGGGCCATATTTCTGACCGTACTGCATCGTTTGATGGTTTCCGGTTCGGATCGATCCTGCCACAGATGGCAAAGAGACTATCTCATCGACGGTGCGCATCACCTCGAACTGCATCACCTGTATCGGGCCATGGCCTTCCTGGGAGAGGAACTCGAAGACCAGGAAGACGCCGTCCCGTTTTCGCCGCGCTGCTGCAAGGATCTGATCGAAGAATCGCTCTTCACGCACCGCAGAGACCTGTTTTCAAGCCTGGATCTCGTCTTTTTCGACACCACCTCGATCTACTTCGAAGGCTGCGGCGGCGAAGCTCTCGGACAAAGGGGTTTCAGCAAGGACCATCGGCCGGATCTGAAGCAGATGGTTGTGGGCGCGGTCATCGATGACAAAGGGCAGCCGATCTGCTGCGAGATGTGGCCCGGCAACACCACCGACGTCAAGACGCTGCTGCCGATTGTGGCGAGACTGCGAAACCGTTTCAACATCGGCCGTCTCTGCATTGTTGCCGATCGCGGGATGATCAGCGCCGATACCCTGAAGACGCTGGAGGATCCGGAAAATACCATCCCCTACATCCTGGGCACCCGCATGCGCCGGGTCAAGACGATTCGGGAGGTCATACTCTCGCATCCGGGCAGATACCGGGAAGTCCGCGGCGAAGGTGCGGACTCGAAAGACCCGGCGCCGCTCAAGGTCAAAGAGGTGATGCACCAGGGCGACCGCTACGTCATCTGCCAGAACCCGAAACAGGCCCGAAAGGACGCCCGGGACCGGGATGCGATCATCGCCGCACTCCGGGAGCAGATCAGAAAAGGCCCCAAAAGCCTTGTGGGCAACAAGGGTTACCGAAAATACGTGACCCTCGAAAAGGGCAGTGCCGGCATCGACGAAGACAAAGTCAAGTACGAGGCCCGCTTTGACGGCAAATGGGTGCTGAAAACCAACACCGATCTGGACAGCGCCCAGGTCGCTCTCAAGTACAAGGAGCTGTGGCGGGTGGAGAGAGTCTTCCGGGACGTCAAATCACTGCTGGAAACACGGCCGATCTTCCATCAGCGGGACCAGACCATCCGCGGCCATGTCTTCTGCAGCTTCCTTGCACTGGTGATGCGAAAGGAGCTGGATCGACGTCTCGAGGCGGCCGGTCATCACTTCGAATGGGCGGATGTCAAACAGGACCTGAAAGCACTGCAGCAGGTGACCATCGAAGAAGGCGATAGACGTCTCGCGATCCGGAGTAGAAGCAAGGGCGTTTGCGGCAAAATCTTCCAGGCGGTCGGCGTCGCCATGCCGCCGACGATCCGGGAGGTGTGAGCCCATGCGGATAAACCCGTGCGGTAGTGCCAAGACCTTTTTTGACTGCAGTAATCTGTTGAAATAAAAGTAGAATCGAAAATTAAGTGTCAAAGATCAGCCTTGCAGAACCCCTTGCGGAAAAAGGTCGGAATCATGTCGTGCTCGGCCAGCCGCCGGGACGCCTCGGTCATGAAATCGGTCAGGGGGCGGCCGATCACCTCGCCGTAGTCGTACCCCATGGCCGTAAGCCAGTAGTCGCTGACGCTCAGCAGCCGCCCATCGGGGCCGATGGAATGCAGCATCGCCGGGGTGTTGTGGTAAAGAGAGCGATAGCGCTCCTCGTTTTCCCGAAGGGCGACCTCCATCCGCTTCCGTTGGAGGATATCCTCACTTGCCTTGTAGTAGAGGATGACCACACCCAGCCCGATGAGCACGCAGAGGACCAGTACGATGGATCCGGTCATGCGGATCAGGGAGGTCTCCACCGGCCGGGTAATGACGTCGGCCGAGGTCAGGTAGTTGACCTTCCAGCCCGGAAAATGCGGGATCTCCATCTGTTCGAACAGGTAGCGCTTCCCGTCGAGGAATGCCGTATCCGGCGTCTCGCCGGGCTTGAGACCGATCCACTCGTGTCCGCCGTCCCCGAACTGCCGCTCCTCCCGGATCCGCGCCAACTCTTCGGGGGAAGGCTCCCAGGCCAGCTGAAAAAGCCAACCGGGCTGGTTGGTGATGAAGATCACCCCGTCGGGAGAGGTGAAGAGCATCATCTCCGACGGCGACAGTCCCAGCCGCTCCTCCACGGCATCGATGGCGGATTTGACGACGACGACGCCCAGGGGATTGGGATCGGACCCTGAAAAGACCGGACGGCTGCTGTAGACGCCCCGTCGGCCCGAGGTGACGCCCAGGGCCAGGTAGCCGAGAGGATTCCCCGCCATGGCGCTGGTGAAATAGGGCCGAAAGGCAAAGTTCTGCCCCATGAAGCTTTCCGGCCGGTTCCGGTTGCTGGATGCCCTCGTGATCCCCCGGGCGTCCATCAGGTAACAGACGTTCGCCCCGAGGGTCTGCTGAAAACGGTCCAGCACCTCGTGGGCCGCCGCCAGAGCCTCGTCGGAAGGGCTGCGCAGCAGTCGGGCCAGGGCCGGAGCCGCCGCAAGGGTCTCGGTAACCTGCATGTTGGCGGTCAGGTGGTTCTCCAGACTGTGGGCGATCAATATCAGGCGGGTGCGGGCCTGGCGTCGGGACGCCTGGATGGAGGCGTCCTGAATCGCTTCAAAATAAAAAAACCCCCCGGTGGACGCGGAGCCCACGGCAAGGATGGACAATACCAGCAGAATCAGGCGAAGGCGCATAAGGGTTGCTCCCGTTAGACATCGCTCTGCGGAAACGCAGGGGCAATCGTAAGCAGAGACCTTCTCATGTAGGACGATCCGGCGAAATAGTCAATGCTTCAACCTTGGGGGGTCAGGCTGAAGACTGATGGCTGAAGGCTGAAGGGGTGCGGTTGGGACGGCCGGGGTCCTTTGTATCGAGTACGTTGAAACAAAATTTGTCCCAAATTGTCAAAATTTGCAACCCGGGCGCCGATACGCGAACGTTTTTTGTTGCCGTTCCGGTTTCAAATCGGAAGATTGATGTCGGTCGCGGCACCACCCCATGAACACCGGAAATCGAACTGTAATTTAACAGCTCCAAAGGGCATATACTTTGCATTGCTATTCCAAAAGTGATAGAGACGGCTTGGGGAGTCGCTGAATATTGAACATTTTACCCCACATTCAAATCGTTTGACACGTCGCCGGTTTTTCTGGAGAACGCCGCTCATACTCGAGACCCCGGGAAACGGCGGACTCTTTTTGCAGTCAGGTTCAGTTCAAGGATGAACGTTGAAACGCTGCCAATACCACCACTCTCACCACCAAGGAGAAACAGACATGGTTAAACATCGCCCCCGCTTCTATCTGTTGACGGCACTGTTCCTTATTTTCTCAATTGTCGGATGTTCAGGAGGCGGCGGCGACGACGATTCGCCGCCGGCTCCCGATCCGAAAACCCTGGAAGTGTCGCCGACCAGTTATGATTTCGGCATCGTGACCTTCGGCAACCTGCCGACACCCCTCAGCGTCAAAATCACCAATACCGGTACGGAGCCGATCAATATCCAGAACATCGCTCTGTCGGACCCCGCCAACTTCGCGTTGGACCCGGCCTCCTGCACCACCGCTTCGCCGGTTCTCCCCGTCGGGGCCCAATGCGTGGTCGAGGTCTCCTTCCAGCCGACAGAGCTCGGGGTCTTCACGGCCGACCTGACCATCTCGTCGGACAGTCCCTCATCCCCCGAAACCCGGGTCGACCTGAAGGGCACCTACGAGGCAGCATCCGATCTGACCGTCAGCATCAACCAGGTCGAAAGCGACGGGGCATGCCCGGCAGCCAACATTACGGCATATGTCTCCGTTCTGGATCAGGGGGGATATCCGGTAACAGGGCTTTTGAAGAACCATTTCTCGATCCTTGAAAACGGCGTATCCCGGCCGCTCCCGACGGATCCCAGGTTTGCCGAGGAGGTCAACGAACCGATGTCCGTGGCTTTCGCGCTGGATTACAGCGGAAGCATCACCGACGTTCCGGAAAATGTAAACGACATGCAGGACGCCGTCGCCGACTTCATTCGGCAATTGGGGGACGACGATGAAGCTGAAATCATCAAGTTCGATTCAAAGTTCGAGGTCGTTCAGGGGTTTACATCGGACAAAACCCTGCTGTTGAACGCGATATACGCAGACTGGGACAACGGCCGGCAAACCACGCTTTACGACGCCGTTTCACTGGCCGCCCAGGAGACGGCGGGAAGAAGCAATCCCCGGAAAGCCGTGATCGTTGTAACCGACGGAGAAGATAAACCGGAAGGCGTTCCCGTCACCACGCTCGATGATGTCATTACAACCGCCAATACAGGGGGCATTCCGGTCTTCACCATCGGGCTCGGAAACATCCAGAACGTCGTTCTTAAACAGATGGCCGCCGATACGGGAGGCCAGTTCTACGATGCCCCGACATCGGACAATCTCGGCAACGTCTATCAGCAACTGGTCGATCTTCTGCTGGAGGACCAGTATATTCTTACCTATGTATCCGGTCTGGGCATTGGAGACAGCGCCGATCTCAAAATCAAAGTCGACTCCCCCCCCAATTCGGGAGAGGCTGTGAAGCGCATCACCCCCTGTCCCTGACCCGATCCGTCCGTGAAAGGATGTCGTCCACCGCCGGCGAAGGCGTTGGGCCCATCCGGATCGGAGTTTCAAAACAGCGTCATTCAGCTATATTTTCAGTAAGTTTTCAATATAATCAGTCGGCAGGAGACGGTTGAGGTCCCCTGCCGACCGCGTCTGAAAGGAACCTGTCATCGATACGGACAA harbors:
- a CDS encoding IS1634 family transposase — protein: MFARIKKSGRYQYLQIVENRKETGKVRQRVIATLGRMDQLHDKGRVETLIRSLSRFSERALLILSGKSDVSMDAVKIGPVLIFERLWRETGIKTAIERLLIDRRFEFDVERAIFLTVLHRLMVSGSDRSCHRWQRDYLIDGAHHLELHHLYRAMAFLGEELEDQEDAVPFSPRCCKDLIEESLFTHRRDLFSSLDLVFFDTTSIYFEGCGGEALGQRGFSKDHRPDLKQMVVGAVIDDKGQPICCEMWPGNTTDVKTLLPIVARLRNRFNIGRLCIVADRGMISADTLKTLEDPENTIPYILGTRMRRVKTIREVILSHPGRYREVRGEGADSKDPAPLKVKEVMHQGDRYVICQNPKQARKDARDRDAIIAALREQIRKGPKSLVGNKGYRKYVTLEKGSAGIDEDKVKYEARFDGKWVLKTNTDLDSAQVALKYKELWRVERVFRDVKSLLETRPIFHQRDQTIRGHVFCSFLALVMRKELDRRLEAAGHHFEWADVKQDLKALQQVTIEEGDRRLAIRSRSKGVCGKIFQAVGVAMPPTIREV
- a CDS encoding cache domain-containing protein; the protein is MRLRLILLVLSILAVGSASTGGFFYFEAIQDASIQASRRQARTRLILIAHSLENHLTANMQVTETLAAAPALARLLRSPSDEALAAAHEVLDRFQQTLGANVCYLMDARGITRASSNRNRPESFMGQNFAFRPYFTSAMAGNPLGYLALGVTSGRRGVYSSRPVFSGSDPNPLGVVVVKSAIDAVEERLGLSPSEMMLFTSPDGVIFITNQPGWLFQLAWEPSPEELARIREERQFGDGGHEWIGLKPGETPDTAFLDGKRYLFEQMEIPHFPGWKVNYLTSADVITRPVETSLIRMTGSIVLVLCVLIGLGVVILYYKASEDILQRKRMEVALRENEERYRSLYHNTPAMLHSIGPDGRLLSVSDYWLTAMGYDYGEVIGRPLTDFMTEASRRLAEHDMIPTFFRKGFCKADL
- a CDS encoding VWA domain-containing protein is translated as MVKHRPRFYLLTALFLIFSIVGCSGGGGDDDSPPAPDPKTLEVSPTSYDFGIVTFGNLPTPLSVKITNTGTEPINIQNIALSDPANFALDPASCTTASPVLPVGAQCVVEVSFQPTELGVFTADLTISSDSPSSPETRVDLKGTYEAASDLTVSINQVESDGACPAANITAYVSVLDQGGYPVTGLLKNHFSILENGVSRPLPTDPRFAEEVNEPMSVAFALDYSGSITDVPENVNDMQDAVADFIRQLGDDDEAEIIKFDSKFEVVQGFTSDKTLLLNAIYADWDNGRQTTLYDAVSLAAQETAGRSNPRKAVIVVTDGEDKPEGVPVTTLDDVITTANTGGIPVFTIGLGNIQNVVLKQMAADTGGQFYDAPTSDNLGNVYQQLVDLLLEDQYILTYVSGLGIGDSADLKIKVDSPPNSGEAVKRITPCP